From Streptomyces sp. NBC_00775, one genomic window encodes:
- a CDS encoding ThuA domain-containing protein: MHIIRSGSARATLRVLLLLAALLGLAVPPAAQATTAATPFKVLALYSGTWDAAHIDFDKEANAWFPQQAAANGFTYTASTNWDLLSNGGVNAYQVVLFLDDLPQTSAQRAGFEAYMRGGGAWMGFHVSAFTTDAASWSWYHNQFLGSGNFQSNTWGPTSVTLKAEDRTHPATKNLPATFTSSVSEWYSWSNDLRQNPNIKILASIDASSFPVGTDPNQSWYSGYYPILWTNTQYKMLYANFGHNAMDYSTNTRLSSTFASATQNQFLLDGLKWLGGADTGTPPADSPSETAWYSLTNAGNGTCVDARSAATANGTVIQQYACNGTQAQQFQLRPTDSGYRQAAIRANPQQVIDVTGVSTADNAPLQLWSYSGGQNQQWLPVKESTGRYHFTARHSGKCLTAASASTNSVQLTQRTCDGSAAQSFTLTAQP; this comes from the coding sequence ATGCACATCATCAGATCCGGATCCGCCCGCGCGACCCTACGAGTCCTCCTGCTGCTGGCGGCGCTGCTCGGCCTCGCGGTACCGCCCGCCGCGCAGGCGACCACCGCGGCGACACCGTTCAAGGTGCTCGCGCTCTACAGCGGCACCTGGGACGCGGCCCACATCGACTTCGACAAGGAGGCGAACGCCTGGTTCCCGCAGCAGGCCGCGGCGAACGGTTTCACCTACACGGCCAGTACCAACTGGGACCTGCTCAGCAACGGCGGCGTCAATGCCTACCAAGTCGTCCTGTTCCTCGACGACTTGCCGCAGACGTCCGCCCAACGGGCCGGTTTCGAGGCGTACATGCGGGGTGGCGGTGCCTGGATGGGATTCCATGTCTCCGCCTTCACGACCGACGCGGCCAGCTGGTCCTGGTACCACAACCAGTTCCTCGGCTCCGGGAACTTCCAGTCGAACACCTGGGGTCCGACGTCGGTGACCCTGAAGGCCGAGGACCGTACACACCCGGCCACCAAGAATCTGCCGGCCACGTTCACCTCGTCGGTCAGCGAGTGGTACAGCTGGTCCAACGATCTGCGGCAGAACCCGAACATCAAGATCCTGGCCTCGATCGACGCCAGCAGCTTCCCGGTGGGCACTGACCCCAACCAGTCCTGGTACAGCGGCTACTACCCGATCCTGTGGACCAACACGCAGTACAAGATGCTGTACGCGAACTTCGGCCACAACGCGATGGACTACTCGACCAACACGCGTCTGTCGTCGACGTTCGCGAGCGCGACACAGAATCAGTTCCTGCTGGACGGCCTGAAGTGGCTCGGCGGGGCCGACACCGGCACGCCCCCGGCGGACTCCCCCTCCGAGACCGCCTGGTACTCGCTGACGAATGCCGGCAACGGCACCTGCGTGGACGCCCGTTCGGCCGCCACGGCGAACGGGACCGTGATCCAGCAGTACGCCTGCAACGGCACTCAGGCCCAGCAGTTCCAGCTCCGCCCGACCGACAGCGGGTACCGGCAGGCCGCCATCCGCGCCAATCCCCAGCAGGTCATCGACGTGACCGGTGTCTCGACGGCCGACAACGCGCCACTCCAGTTGTGGAGTTACTCGGGTGGACAGAACCAGCAGTGGCTGCCGGTGAAGGAGAGCACCGGGCGCTACCACTTCACGGCCCGCCACAGCGGCAAGTGCCTGACCGCGGCGAGCGCCTCGACGAACAGCGTCCAGCTCACCCAGCGCACCTGTGACGGCTCCGCGGCACAGAGCTTCACGCTCACCGCGCAGCCCTGA
- a CDS encoding glycoside hydrolase family 88 protein, with the protein MHRRHLLSGAVALTASASLLPSLTGTAQAAPRAASPGLPSRAEITAVLRRVADQWIGAHTDPGDNGWANATFFSGLLALQRLTGSARYLAYARGWAEKHAYGLNGGVTTRHADNHNAGQAYLDLYEREPDEQKLTAIETSLHRMVYEDQPDKNDDWWWDDALHMAMPPFARLGVLRQDPQYGEKLYALYHHTKRVEGGPGLYDAATGLWYRDKRFLPGGITSPTGKPVLWSRGNGWVTGGHAKTLKALPPGEPHTAEYRDTLTRLVTAVAGVQRGDGFWNVNLADATHLPGPETSGTSFFLYGTSYAIGAGLVDRSTYLPVAARAWNGLVTTAVHPDGFLGYVQNVGDRPESSQPVTYDTTANFGVGAFLLAGTEVARLSRT; encoded by the coding sequence ATGCATAGACGACACCTGCTCTCCGGCGCGGTCGCGCTCACGGCGTCCGCATCCCTGCTGCCCTCGTTGACGGGCACCGCACAAGCCGCCCCGCGTGCCGCCTCGCCCGGGCTGCCGTCGAGGGCCGAGATCACCGCTGTCCTGCGGCGTGTCGCCGACCAGTGGATCGGCGCCCACACGGATCCCGGCGACAACGGCTGGGCCAACGCCACCTTCTTCAGCGGGCTGCTCGCCCTCCAGCGTCTCACCGGCAGCGCCCGTTACCTCGCCTACGCGCGCGGCTGGGCGGAGAAGCACGCGTACGGCCTCAACGGCGGAGTGACCACACGCCACGCGGACAACCACAACGCCGGGCAGGCCTACCTCGACCTCTACGAACGCGAACCCGACGAGCAGAAGCTCACCGCGATCGAGACGTCCCTGCACCGCATGGTCTACGAAGACCAGCCGGACAAGAACGACGACTGGTGGTGGGACGACGCCCTCCACATGGCCATGCCGCCCTTCGCCCGCTTAGGCGTCCTGCGCCAGGACCCCCAGTACGGGGAGAAGCTGTACGCCCTCTACCACCACACCAAGCGCGTCGAGGGCGGCCCCGGCCTGTACGACGCCGCCACCGGCCTGTGGTACCGGGACAAGCGCTTCCTCCCCGGAGGGATCACCTCCCCCACGGGCAAGCCGGTCCTCTGGTCCCGCGGCAATGGATGGGTGACGGGCGGACACGCCAAGACCCTCAAGGCCCTGCCGCCCGGCGAACCGCACACCGCCGAATACCGCGACACCCTGACGCGCCTGGTGACGGCCGTGGCCGGCGTGCAGCGCGGCGACGGCTTCTGGAACGTCAACCTCGCCGACGCCACGCATCTGCCCGGACCCGAGACCAGCGGCACCTCCTTCTTCCTCTACGGCACGTCGTACGCGATCGGCGCGGGCCTGGTCGACCGGTCCACCTACCTCCCGGTGGCGGCCAGGGCCTGGAACGGCCTGGTCACCACCGCCGTACACCCCGACGGCTTCCTGGGCTACGTCCAGAACGTCGGCGACCGACCGGAGTCCAGCCAGCCCGTGACCTACGACACCACCGCCAACTTCGGCGTCGGCGCCTTCCTGCTCGCCGGCACGGAAGTCGCCCGCCTGTCCCGCACCTGA
- a CDS encoding MurR/RpiR family transcriptional regulator, translating to MPSPQQARAQASAITSGKTAPEAGAAPMSQLRELFDGPRLSPGQRRIAQYLIEHITEAAFLSITDLAERVGVSQPSVTRFAAAVGFSGYPALREKLQSIALSTLGSAPGTPAEATSNELQAAVDAEIANLENLRRDFADPDEVIRVGRALSKSTPLTVLGLRISVSLAEYFAYAARRIHPDVRLVTRGGSVAYDSLLQSREAGGTWVLAFGMPRHAQETLTALRVAHSAGLQVALITDLGLGPLVDEADVSFATGTGSRLVFDSYAAPVVLSAALLQAMTDADPERTQARLEEYEQVAEQHQFFLKD from the coding sequence GTGCCATCGCCGCAGCAGGCACGCGCGCAGGCATCTGCGATCACCTCGGGGAAGACCGCCCCGGAGGCGGGTGCGGCACCCATGTCCCAGCTCAGGGAGCTGTTCGACGGCCCCCGGCTCTCCCCGGGACAGCGGCGTATCGCGCAGTACCTGATCGAGCACATCACCGAGGCGGCGTTCCTGTCGATCACCGATCTCGCCGAGCGCGTGGGCGTGAGCCAGCCCTCGGTGACCCGTTTCGCCGCGGCGGTCGGCTTCAGTGGTTACCCCGCGCTACGGGAGAAGCTCCAGTCGATCGCGCTCAGCACCCTCGGCAGCGCGCCGGGCACGCCGGCGGAGGCCACGAGCAACGAGTTGCAGGCGGCGGTGGACGCGGAGATCGCGAACCTGGAGAACCTGCGGCGGGACTTCGCCGATCCGGACGAGGTGATCCGCGTCGGCCGGGCGCTGTCGAAGTCGACGCCGCTGACGGTCCTGGGGCTGCGGATCTCCGTGTCGCTGGCCGAGTACTTCGCGTACGCCGCGCGGCGCATCCACCCGGACGTACGGCTGGTGACCCGGGGCGGCAGCGTCGCCTACGACTCGCTGCTCCAGTCGCGCGAGGCCGGCGGCACCTGGGTGCTGGCCTTCGGAATGCCCCGGCACGCCCAGGAGACGCTCACGGCGCTGCGGGTCGCGCACAGCGCGGGGTTGCAGGTGGCGCTGATCACCGACCTGGGGCTCGGGCCGCTCGTGGACGAGGCCGACGTCTCGTTCGCCACCGGCACCGGGTCGCGTCTCGTCTTCGACTCCTACGCCGCGCCCGTCGTGCTGTCGGCGGCATTGCTGCAGGCCATGACCGACGCCGATCCGGAGCGGACGCAGGCCCGCCTGGAGGAGTACGAGCAGGTCGCCGAGCAGCACCAGTTCTTCCTCAAGGACTGA
- a CDS encoding MBL fold metallo-hydrolase produces the protein MVDGTLDVRWIHGSPSAKHNTDPDIQVHTYDEHTVVLRQNMAINYEAPFLFLLFGEEQAVLIDTGATASAEFFPLRRVVDEVMERWLAAHPREGYELLVLHTHPHGDHIAGDGQFAGRPGTRVVDAALDSAWEFFGFRDDPDGVAEVDLGGRVLECLATPGHHKAAVTFFDPWTGFLLTGDTVYPGRLYVDDWRAFTRTLDRLVGFCADRPVTHVLGCHIEMSRKPGQDYPVRTTYQPDEPPLQMTTDQLRDIRRAAESVGEQPGRHVFDDFVICRLDAHGSD, from the coding sequence ATGGTGGACGGGACCCTCGACGTACGGTGGATCCATGGCTCGCCGTCGGCCAAGCACAACACGGATCCCGACATCCAGGTCCACACGTACGACGAGCACACGGTCGTCCTGCGGCAGAACATGGCGATCAACTACGAAGCGCCTTTCCTGTTCCTGCTGTTCGGCGAGGAACAGGCCGTTCTGATCGACACCGGCGCCACGGCTTCGGCCGAGTTCTTCCCCCTGCGGCGAGTGGTCGACGAGGTGATGGAGAGGTGGCTGGCGGCGCATCCCCGAGAGGGTTACGAGCTGCTGGTGCTGCACACCCATCCCCACGGCGACCACATCGCGGGGGACGGCCAGTTCGCCGGCCGCCCCGGCACGAGGGTCGTGGACGCGGCCCTCGACAGCGCCTGGGAGTTCTTCGGGTTCCGGGACGACCCCGACGGCGTCGCCGAGGTCGATCTCGGCGGCCGGGTCCTCGAATGCCTCGCCACCCCTGGGCACCACAAGGCGGCGGTGACGTTCTTCGACCCCTGGACGGGGTTCCTGCTCACCGGCGACACGGTCTACCCCGGCCGTCTGTACGTCGATGACTGGCGGGCGTTCACACGCACCCTCGACCGGCTGGTCGGCTTCTGCGCCGACCGGCCGGTCACACATGTGCTCGGCTGTCACATCGAGATGAGCCGGAAGCCCGGCCAGGACTATCCCGTCCGCACGACGTACCAGCCCGACGAGCCGCCGCTGCAGATGACGACGGATCAGCTGCGGGACATCCGGAGGGCGGCCGAGTCCGTCGGCGAGCAGCCCGGACGGCATGTGTTCGACGACTTCGTCATCTGCCGCCTCGACGCGCACGGGAGCGATTAG
- a CDS encoding YkvA family protein, which yields MDSTVWTVILIVAVVGAAALAVALALLVRLVRARRDLRRAGLPSGPRWIFWGAVVYLVLPTDLLPDPIYLDDIGVLLLALRSLRDTPKEALPGARGNPRAPTGR from the coding sequence ATGGATTCCACCGTGTGGACAGTGATCCTCATCGTCGCCGTCGTGGGAGCCGCCGCGCTGGCGGTGGCGCTCGCGCTCCTGGTCCGGCTGGTCCGCGCCCGCCGTGATCTGCGGCGCGCCGGACTTCCGTCCGGACCCCGCTGGATCTTCTGGGGCGCCGTCGTCTATCTCGTGCTCCCCACCGATCTGCTGCCCGACCCCATCTACCTGGACGACATCGGCGTCCTGTTGCTGGCCCTGCGCTCGCTGCGTGACACACCGAAGGAAGCGCTGCCCGGAGCGCGCGGGAACCCGCGCGCTCCGACGGGACGTTGA
- a CDS encoding CAP domain-containing protein: MSELVPGGNMPLPGGILTLRVPGPFDVSALITDDSGKVRGDGDFVFYNQPTAPGARLQGERLTVDPPRLRAGASRVTVVVSPADPATPLGRLPAPTLHVTAPDGRPLARFTPPRPQRETLLLLAELYRRGTGWKLRALGQGYADGLAGIARDFGVDVTEDDATPGAVPGAVPGATRGAAPGAMPRGAPDTDGFLGLVNSARAAAGSPPVSLDARLAAAARAHASAMAVRGLLSSESPDGTSVYQRVTSAGYPYLTVGEHLVSGPRTPGEFVEYCLSAEQSRRTLCDPVFSQAGLAYVADDRSGDLYWTALWAHPFSSAGLTRTASEVIALTNAERRAAGLPPLSGDPLLTIAAQAHSADMVARAFYSHTSPDGSQPWDRAAAAGCTRRTIGENIACGQRSPAEVVLGWMNSPGHRANILKPDFTHIGIGLAGGGKAGTYWTQLFGG, translated from the coding sequence ATGAGCGAGCTGGTTCCCGGGGGCAACATGCCCCTGCCGGGCGGCATCCTGACCCTCAGGGTGCCGGGCCCCTTCGACGTGTCCGCGCTCATCACCGACGACAGCGGAAAGGTGCGCGGGGACGGCGACTTCGTGTTCTACAACCAGCCGACCGCGCCCGGTGCCCGTCTCCAGGGCGAGCGCCTCACCGTCGATCCGCCGAGACTGCGGGCCGGAGCGAGCCGCGTCACCGTGGTCGTCAGCCCCGCCGACCCCGCGACGCCCCTGGGCCGCCTGCCCGCACCCACCCTGCACGTCACCGCGCCGGACGGTCGTCCCCTCGCCCGGTTCACCCCACCACGTCCGCAGCGGGAGACCCTGCTGCTGCTCGCCGAGCTGTACCGGCGCGGCACCGGGTGGAAACTCCGCGCCCTGGGCCAGGGGTACGCGGACGGACTGGCGGGCATCGCGCGGGACTTCGGGGTCGATGTCACCGAGGACGACGCCACGCCCGGTGCTGTCCCGGGTGCCGTTCCGGGTGCGACACGCGGTGCGGCCCCCGGTGCGATGCCTCGTGGCGCGCCCGACACGGACGGGTTCCTGGGGCTGGTGAACTCCGCCCGCGCCGCCGCCGGTTCCCCACCGGTGTCCCTCGACGCACGGCTGGCGGCCGCGGCCCGGGCCCACGCCTCCGCCATGGCCGTGCGCGGACTCCTCAGCTCGGAGAGTCCGGACGGCACCTCCGTCTACCAGCGCGTCACCTCGGCCGGATACCCGTATCTCACCGTCGGCGAGCACCTGGTCTCCGGCCCCCGCACACCCGGCGAGTTCGTGGAGTACTGCCTCTCCGCCGAGCAGTCCCGGCGCACGCTGTGCGATCCCGTCTTCAGCCAGGCGGGTCTGGCGTACGTCGCCGACGATCGCTCCGGCGACCTGTACTGGACGGCGCTGTGGGCGCACCCGTTCAGCTCCGCGGGCCTGACGCGGACGGCGAGTGAGGTCATCGCTCTCACCAACGCCGAGCGGAGGGCGGCCGGTCTGCCGCCCCTGTCCGGCGACCCTCTGCTCACCATCGCGGCCCAGGCGCACAGCGCCGACATGGTGGCCCGCGCCTTCTACTCCCACACCTCCCCCGACGGCAGCCAGCCCTGGGACCGGGCCGCCGCCGCGGGCTGCACCCGCCGGACCATCGGCGAGAACATCGCCTGCGGGCAGCGCTCCCCGGCCGAGGTCGTACTCGGCTGGATGAACAGCCCCGGCCATCGCGCCAACATCCTGAAGCCCGACTTCACCCACATAGGCATCGGCCTCGCGGGCGGCGGCAAGGCGGGCACGTACTGGACGCAGCTCTTCGGCGGCTGA
- a CDS encoding serine hydrolase domain-containing protein: protein MVSGTVGTGTALGAVLVSLLAAPAQAAAPAATDGADGEQVAASAALAAPDDAGLRKVLRAALTQGAPGAMARIDDNGTVHRLTEGVADRASGRAISTNDRFRVGSVTKSFSAVVLLQLVDEGKLKLDHSVNSYLPGLLPDNGITVRHVLSHRSGLYDYTNDMFAHTVPGFEAVRNKVFSYRDLVKLSLKKPRTNAPGAAYAYSNTNFVVAGMLIEKLTGHSVGTEYKKRIFTPLNLTNTFYVHPGTAIPGTHAKGYLTPDEAGAALVDSTKQTASWAQSAGAIISTTHDLDTFFSALIRGKLMSGTQLTQMQKWTTVNSTTSYGLGLRRRTLSCGVSVYGHTGTVQGFYTYAFTSKDGKRSVSALANTSNNTNVLNTMYGTLESAFCGKSATKAATRSAAPLERNEDIAPGIARD from the coding sequence ATGGTCTCAGGAACGGTGGGCACGGGTACGGCGCTGGGCGCGGTTCTGGTGTCCCTCCTGGCAGCCCCCGCGCAGGCCGCGGCACCCGCGGCCACGGACGGCGCCGACGGCGAACAGGTCGCGGCCTCGGCGGCGTTGGCGGCGCCCGACGACGCGGGACTGCGCAAGGTGCTGCGCGCGGCGCTGACGCAGGGAGCCCCCGGCGCGATGGCGAGGATCGACGACAACGGCACGGTGCACCGGCTGACCGAGGGAGTCGCCGACCGCGCGAGCGGACGGGCCATCAGCACGAACGACCGGTTCCGCGTCGGCAGCGTCACCAAGAGCTTCTCCGCCGTGGTGCTGCTCCAACTGGTCGACGAGGGCAAGCTGAAGCTGGACCACTCGGTCAACAGCTATCTGCCGGGGCTGCTGCCCGACAACGGCATCACCGTGCGCCATGTGCTGAGCCACCGCAGCGGCCTGTACGACTACACCAACGACATGTTCGCGCACACGGTCCCGGGCTTCGAGGCCGTCCGCAACAAGGTGTTCAGCTACCGGGACCTGGTGAAGCTGTCCTTGAAGAAGCCGCGCACCAACGCGCCGGGCGCGGCCTATGCGTACTCGAACACCAATTTCGTCGTCGCGGGCATGCTCATCGAGAAGCTCACCGGCCACTCCGTGGGCACGGAGTACAAGAAGCGCATCTTCACACCGCTCAACCTCACCAACACCTTCTACGTCCACCCCGGCACCGCGATCCCGGGCACCCACGCCAAGGGATATCTCACCCCCGACGAGGCCGGCGCGGCGCTGGTGGACTCCACCAAGCAGACGGCCTCCTGGGCGCAGAGCGCCGGCGCGATCATCTCGACCACGCACGACCTGGACACCTTCTTCTCGGCGCTGATCCGCGGAAAGCTCATGTCCGGCACCCAGCTGACGCAGATGCAGAAGTGGACGACGGTCAACAGCACCACGAGCTACGGCCTCGGTCTGCGCCGCCGCACCCTGTCGTGCGGGGTCTCCGTCTACGGGCACACGGGCACCGTGCAGGGCTTCTACACGTACGCGTTCACCTCGAAGGACGGTAAGCGCAGCGTCAGCGCGCTGGCGAACACCTCCAACAACACCAATGTGCTGAACACCATGTACGGCACTCTGGAATCCGCGTTCTGCGGCAAGTCCGCGACCAAGGCCGCCACGCGCAGCGCGGCGCCCCTGGAGCGGAACGAGGACATCGCCCCCGGCATCGCCCGCGACTGA
- a CDS encoding YybH family protein produces MSQDEDQIRTLIEHWAAAVHRGDLDGVLADHTDDIVMYDVPPPYAGVRGIEAYREAWPPFFEWQAQGATVEIESLDITAGDKVAYAHALLRCGTPKEFAEKPARRLRLTLGLRKEQGRWTVAHEHHSFPHD; encoded by the coding sequence ATGAGCCAAGACGAGGACCAGATCCGCACCCTGATCGAGCACTGGGCCGCCGCCGTGCACCGCGGCGACCTCGACGGTGTGCTGGCCGACCACACGGACGACATCGTGATGTACGACGTGCCGCCGCCCTACGCGGGGGTCCGCGGTATCGAGGCGTACCGCGAGGCCTGGCCGCCGTTCTTCGAATGGCAGGCGCAGGGCGCGACGGTCGAGATCGAGTCCCTCGACATCACCGCGGGCGACAAGGTGGCGTACGCGCACGCCCTGCTGCGTTGCGGAACGCCGAAGGAATTCGCCGAGAAGCCCGCCCGGCGCCTGCGGCTCACCCTCGGACTGCGCAAGGAACAAGGCCGCTGGACGGTCGCCCACGAGCACCACTCGTTCCCGCACGACTGA